GTCCAGTGACTTTGCCCAAGATCATTCAATGAGCGCTTGGACTTGAACTCAGGACTTCTGATTCCAGATAGCATCATCTTTCTCATTGTCAAGTATTAAACTCCCAAGATGACATAGTAATatgttttttccatttatctatctatctctagATATATTTCCTGATTATTtagcaaatacagaaaaataaaagaatagtcCCAAAACACAGAGAGAATTAGTATTATTCTCTGTTTCTTGTCTGTATTTCTCCCTTTGTGGTTTGATAGTCTatgttctttgcttatttttgtgtgtatgtgaattttgtgtgtgtatctttacATTGACTTGTGATGTTCACTTTATAGATTAAGAATATTAACTCCTTccaatatgtaataaaatatttttcttagtttttatttacttttaactttaataataatgctttttgatacctaaaagttaaaatttttatgtttaaatttattgatcattttctttatgctttctATCATTGGTATAGTTTATACTTTCAAGCCCCCTAATAGGACAACTATTCATTTACACgatttgttgtgtttttactaattccaagatttttattttcacgTTTAACTCTACAAACTatgtacaatttattttttaatatgtggtATGAGGCAGGGGTTAAACTTAATTGTTTTCCAAATCATCAACTAAATCGTCTcagcattatttaaaaagcaTCCTTCCTGAGACCTCCCGGCTCGACTGGCTGCGCAGGCGGCGGTAAAAATGTCTGCTCCAGGATCCTCCCAGGCGGCTGCGGGACCTTCCTCGGTGCCGACCGCACCCCCGTCTTATGAAGAGACAGTTTCTGTTAACAGTTATTACCCCACACTTCCAGCACCCATGCCTGGGCCGGCCACGGGGCTCATGATGGGCCCGGATGGGAAGGGCATGAATCCGCCTGCGTACTACACCCAGCCAGTGCCCGTCCCCAATGCCAATGCAATTGCTGTGCAGACAGTCCGCGTGCAGCAGCCCATCTCCTTTTTCGACCGCCCGGTCCAGATGTGTTGTCCTTCCTGCAACAAGATGATCGTGACTCAGCTGTCCTATAATGCCGGCACCCTCACCTGGCTCTCCTGCCGGAACCTGTGCCTATTGGGGTGCATGGCGGGCTGCTGCTTCATCCCTTTCTGTGTGGACGCCCTGCAGGATGTGGACCACTACTGTCGCAACTGCAAAG
The Phocoena sinus isolate mPhoSin1 chromosome 6, mPhoSin1.pri, whole genome shotgun sequence DNA segment above includes these coding regions:
- the LOC116755766 gene encoding lipopolysaccharide-induced tumor necrosis factor-alpha factor homolog, which translates into the protein MSAPGSSQAAAGPSSVPTAPPSYEETVSVNSYYPTLPAPMPGPATGLMMGPDGKGMNPPAYYTQPVPVPNANAIAVQTVRVQQPISFFDRPVQMCCPSCNKMIVTQLSYNAGTLTWLSCRNLCLLGCMAGCCFIPFCVDALQDVDHYCRNCKALLGTYKRL